Proteins from a single region of Pseudopedobacter saltans DSM 12145:
- a CDS encoding restriction endonuclease subunit S, producing the protein MSYKKLGDYIQQVNNRNRDLQVETLLGVSITKKLIPSIANTVGTDMSAYKIVEKGQFAYGTITSRNGDKISIALADEYDKALVSQIYIVFEVIDTNLLLPEYLMMWFSRPEFDRYARYHSHGSTREAFDWEDLCEVELPIPSIEKQREIVAQYQAVENKIKVNEQICEQLEATAQTLYKQWFVDFEFPNENGEPYKSSGGIMVFNEELEKEIPEGWEVGKLEDIIYYSDTKIALKNLTTDNYISTESMLPEKKGVEFISNVPEGNNVTVFEKGDILISNIRPYLKKIWFANKKGGCSNDVLCIRSKEIVYQFFALNILFNDQFFDYVMQGAKGTKMPRGDKDWILEYKILLPKKEILATFSKDIELVSRVKISKTIQNQKLTQLQSFLLNRLTRLEG; encoded by the coding sequence ATGAGTTATAAAAAGTTGGGTGATTACATTCAACAAGTAAATAACCGTAACCGAGATTTACAAGTTGAAACATTGTTAGGGGTAAGTATTACCAAGAAATTGATTCCTTCCATTGCGAATACGGTTGGAACAGATATGTCTGCTTACAAAATTGTTGAAAAAGGACAATTTGCCTATGGAACGATTACTTCCAGAAATGGAGATAAAATCTCGATTGCTTTAGCTGATGAATATGACAAAGCTTTAGTTTCTCAAATTTATATTGTATTTGAGGTTATTGATACCAATCTATTATTACCTGAATATTTAATGATGTGGTTTTCTAGACCAGAGTTTGATCGTTATGCTCGTTATCATTCACATGGTAGTACGCGAGAAGCCTTTGATTGGGAGGATCTATGTGAAGTAGAATTACCCATTCCTTCCATCGAAAAACAACGTGAAATTGTAGCTCAATACCAAGCAGTAGAAAACAAAATCAAAGTCAACGAGCAAATTTGTGAGCAATTAGAAGCGACTGCGCAAACCTTATACAAACAATGGTTTGTAGATTTTGAGTTTCCGAATGAAAACGGAGAACCTTATAAATCTTCTGGCGGAATAATGGTTTTTAACGAAGAACTAGAAAAGGAAATTCCTGAGGGTTGGGAGGTTGGAAAGTTAGAAGATATTATTTATTACTCAGATACTAAAATTGCTTTAAAAAATCTTACAACGGATAATTATATTTCAACCGAAAGTATGTTACCTGAAAAAAAAGGTGTAGAATTTATTTCAAATGTACCAGAAGGAAATAATGTAACTGTTTTTGAAAAAGGAGATATATTAATTTCAAATATTCGACCTTATCTTAAAAAAATCTGGTTTGCAAATAAAAAAGGTGGATGTTCAAATGATGTTTTATGTATTAGATCAAAAGAAATTGTATACCAGTTTTTTGCATTAAATATTCTTTTTAATGATCAATTCTTTGATTACGTAATGCAAGGAGCAAAAGGAACAAAAATGCCACGAGGAGATAAAGATTGGATTTTAGAATATAAAATATTACTTCCTAAAAAAGAGATTTTAGCAACGTTTTCTAAAGATATTGAATTGGTAAGCCGAGTTAAAATATCAAAGACTATACAAAACCAAAAACTTACTCAACTACAATCGTTTTTGTTAAACCGATTGACTAGGTTGGAGGGGTAA
- a CDS encoding type I restriction-modification system subunit M, giving the protein MAKKVQTKSTEEILWDSANKLRGSVEPSEYKHVVLSLIFLKFASDKFIRRREELIKEGQNAFLEIPEFYQAENVFYLPVESRWTYIIENAKQEDITLKVDSALKTIERTNKSLEGALPDNYFSRLGLDQSKFSALLDTINNIDTLRDEAQDIVGRVYEYFLSKFAIAEGKGKGEFYTPKSIVNLIAEMIEPYKGKIYDPSCGSGGMFVQSLKFIEKHQGNKKDISIYGQELTNTTFKLAKMNLAIRGISANLGNKAADTFADDQHKELKADYIMANPPFNLKDWRAENELTDDTRWTGYEVPPKSNANYAWILNMISKLSQNGVAGFILANGALSGGGEEYKIRKQIIENDLVEAIVILPRAMFYSTDISVTLWILNRNKTERTVEVNDGIKNYRNRKGEVLFMDLRQKGEPFEKKFIQFSENDIEYITGTYHNWQQKDFESKYTNEAEYCYSANVEEIRKKDYSLVPSKYIEFVNRDENLDYDTQMQSLQTELKDLFQQEEALKQEVANVFKSLGYEL; this is encoded by the coding sequence ATGGCAAAAAAAGTACAAACAAAATCAACAGAAGAGATACTGTGGGATTCGGCAAATAAATTAAGGGGTTCGGTAGAGCCTTCAGAATATAAGCATGTAGTATTGAGTTTAATTTTCTTAAAGTTTGCAAGTGATAAATTCATCAGACGTAGAGAAGAACTCATTAAAGAAGGACAAAATGCTTTTCTGGAAATTCCGGAATTCTATCAGGCAGAAAATGTTTTCTATTTGCCTGTGGAATCACGTTGGACGTATATTATCGAAAACGCCAAACAAGAGGATATCACGCTGAAAGTAGATTCAGCCTTAAAAACCATAGAGCGCACCAATAAATCGTTGGAAGGTGCTTTGCCAGATAATTATTTCTCCCGTTTGGGCTTAGACCAATCCAAGTTTTCGGCTTTATTGGATACCATCAATAACATTGATACCCTACGTGATGAAGCGCAAGATATTGTGGGACGTGTGTACGAATATTTCTTAAGCAAATTTGCCATAGCCGAAGGAAAAGGGAAAGGTGAATTCTATACGCCGAAGTCCATTGTGAACCTGATTGCTGAGATGATAGAACCTTACAAAGGTAAAATCTATGACCCTTCCTGTGGTTCGGGTGGTATGTTTGTACAATCGTTAAAATTTATTGAAAAACATCAGGGCAATAAAAAAGACATTTCTATTTACGGACAAGAATTGACCAATACCACCTTTAAACTGGCTAAAATGAACCTGGCTATCCGTGGTATTTCTGCCAATTTAGGAAACAAAGCTGCCGATACTTTTGCTGATGACCAGCACAAAGAATTGAAAGCGGATTACATCATGGCGAATCCTCCCTTCAATTTAAAAGATTGGCGAGCCGAAAACGAGTTGACTGACGATACCCGTTGGACTGGTTACGAAGTTCCTCCAAAATCCAATGCCAACTATGCGTGGATTTTGAACATGATTTCGAAACTTTCGCAAAACGGTGTAGCTGGTTTTATCTTAGCCAATGGAGCCCTTTCAGGTGGTGGTGAAGAATACAAAATCCGTAAACAAATTATAGAAAACGACTTGGTAGAAGCGATTGTGATTTTACCAAGAGCAATGTTTTATTCTACAGATATTTCGGTAACGCTTTGGATTTTGAACCGTAACAAAACAGAACGTACGGTTGAAGTTAACGATGGTATAAAGAACTACCGTAATCGTAAAGGTGAAGTGTTGTTTATGGATTTACGTCAAAAAGGAGAACCTTTTGAAAAGAAATTTATTCAGTTCTCTGAAAATGATATTGAATACATTACAGGAACCTATCATAATTGGCAACAGAAAGATTTTGAATCGAAATATACTAACGAAGCAGAATATTGTTACAGCGCAAACGTAGAAGAAATCCGTAAAAAAGATTATTCTTTAGTACCGAGTAAATACATTGAGTTTGTGAACCGTGATGAAAATTTAGATTACGATACGCAAATGCAAAGTTTACAAACGGAATTGAAAGATTTGTTTCAACAAGAAGAAGCATTGAAACAAGAAGTAGCTAATGTGTTTAAATCGTTAGGTTATGAGTTATAA
- a CDS encoding CHAP domain-containing protein, with amino-acid sequence MATIQALLGILCLIAVHSYSLSHSNLLKNPSADLQSRNRIVQLARNEIGVRELTGNNDGKRIAEYLKAVGLKQEAPWCAAFVSWVFQKAGFAQPRTAWSPAMFNNAVNVKQPQRAVVFGIYFPELKRVAHVGLVERVDGDWLITIEGNTNNNGSWEGDGVYRKRRHKKTIYSYADWVGKEASL; translated from the coding sequence ATGGCAACAATTCAAGCTTTACTGGGCATCCTTTGCCTTATTGCTGTTCACAGCTATAGCCTGTCTCATAGCAATCTGTTAAAGAATCCGTCGGCCGATCTGCAAAGTAGAAACCGGATTGTCCAGCTGGCCCGTAATGAAATTGGCGTACGGGAGCTTACTGGCAACAACGATGGTAAAAGGATAGCAGAATACCTTAAAGCTGTAGGCTTAAAACAAGAAGCGCCCTGGTGTGCAGCTTTCGTAAGCTGGGTGTTCCAGAAAGCTGGCTTTGCGCAACCACGTACGGCATGGTCTCCGGCCATGTTTAATAACGCTGTAAATGTGAAGCAGCCACAAAGGGCTGTGGTTTTTGGCATCTACTTTCCTGAGCTTAAAAGGGTAGCTCATGTTGGACTGGTGGAACGGGTAGATGGCGATTGGCTGATTACCATTGAAGGTAATACTAATAATAATGGCTCTTGGGAAGGCGACGGCGTATACCGTAAAAGAAGGCATAAGAAAACTATTTACAGTTATGCCGACTGGGTAGGAAAGGAGGCCAGCTTATGA
- a CDS encoding DUF6266 family protein → MGRYSRGILGNFSGKVGTVIGSHWKGIDYMRSLPRKSGKAPTESQMSQHLKFALAVNFNKPISVLVNTGFGNYAKQRVSGYNLAVQYTMKNAITGTFPDYELDYTKLLISVGPVAPAMDPLAESSAAGSLTISWTDNTSHEENAHTDDKLMFLVYNPAKARYIFQRGGVTRGSESQDVVVPLNFSGDEVEVYVAFISRDGKKVSNSEYVGKALIAS, encoded by the coding sequence ATGGGACGTTATAGTCGAGGAATACTCGGAAACTTTTCCGGCAAGGTCGGAACAGTTATAGGCAGTCATTGGAAAGGCATAGATTATATGCGCAGTCTTCCAAGAAAATCGGGCAAGGCGCCTACAGAAAGTCAAATGAGCCAGCATTTAAAATTTGCGCTGGCGGTAAACTTCAATAAACCTATCAGTGTCCTGGTCAATACAGGCTTTGGTAATTATGCGAAACAAAGGGTAAGCGGTTATAATTTGGCGGTGCAGTACACCATGAAAAATGCCATCACAGGTACTTTTCCGGATTATGAGCTAGACTATACCAAATTGCTTATCAGCGTGGGACCTGTAGCTCCGGCTATGGATCCTCTAGCAGAGTCATCAGCAGCCGGAAGTTTAACCATTAGCTGGACAGACAATACCAGCCATGAAGAAAATGCACACACGGATGATAAACTGATGTTTCTGGTGTATAATCCGGCCAAGGCGCGTTATATCTTCCAGAGAGGAGGTGTTACCCGTGGTTCGGAAAGTCAGGATGTGGTGGTGCCGCTTAACTTTTCGGGCGATGAAGTGGAGGTCTACGTGGCCTTTATCTCCAGAGACGGAAAAAAGGTATCTAATAGCGAGTATGTAGGCAAAGCGCTGATTGCTTCCTAA
- a CDS encoding Crp/Fnr family transcriptional regulator — protein MEKDSLLEYLDEVHPLSEDLKIFLGNRLRFLTISKNDFLYRQGEILQTVYFVIEGLLVRQTRIEEREQITAFYKEKDFLIEHHSFHLHQKVRYTVFAEENTRLLCLHYRDVMSMYQLYPESNYIARFFLEHYHCLKDQHTSLLLYLNRSMRYAKFKELMPWALCRLKLGQIASYLNMAPETLSRVRNAAMP, from the coding sequence ATGGAAAAAGATTCGCTCTTAGAATATCTGGATGAAGTGCATCCGCTATCGGAAGATTTGAAAATATTTTTAGGCAACCGCCTGCGTTTTTTAACTATTTCAAAGAATGATTTTTTGTACAGACAAGGGGAAATTCTGCAAACTGTTTACTTTGTTATAGAGGGACTTTTAGTTAGACAAACACGTATAGAAGAACGTGAGCAGATTACAGCTTTCTATAAAGAAAAGGATTTCCTGATAGAGCATCATAGCTTCCATTTACATCAAAAAGTGCGTTATACGGTGTTTGCAGAGGAAAATACCCGTCTGCTGTGCTTGCATTACAGAGATGTCATGAGTATGTACCAGCTGTATCCGGAGTCGAATTATATTGCCCGCTTTTTTCTGGAACACTACCATTGTCTGAAAGATCAGCATACTTCTTTACTCCTTTACCTTAACCGTTCTATGCGTTATGCTAAATTTAAAGAACTGATGCCCTGGGCATTATGTCGTTTGAAATTGGGACAGATTGCCTCTTATCTGAACATGGCTCCAGAAACACTTAGCCGGGTCAGAAACGCAGCTATGCCTTGA
- a CDS encoding wax synthase family protein, with product MEQHIFCFIVLNIIFIPLGYWVVRNGCIVTSWIVFISGICVTCLMFADENAILRMLALIGIAFSGMKIITTTESYKGKVLTLPFINWTLFFVGWFGMRAQIFETLGGKPLAGAWPKIQSGLVSILSGVILIALAHILTLLPLRPDLLYIPIAAILLIAFSLILHFGILSINAGVWRFFGVGTYSLFRSPLKSKSLNEFWSKRWNLAFSEMTSIAVFRPLRDKTGNSFALVLAFLFSGLLHELAISVPVKAGLGLPFLYFVIQGLLVIIEKELIKNRFVFLQNAVTARLWTFSCLVAPVPLLFHKEFIESIILPVARVCL from the coding sequence TTTATAGTGTTGAATATCATATTTATCCCTCTGGGTTATTGGGTGGTAAGGAATGGATGTATAGTTACGAGCTGGATAGTTTTTATTTCCGGCATATGTGTCACCTGCTTGATGTTTGCAGATGAAAATGCAATTTTAAGAATGCTGGCTTTAATTGGTATTGCTTTTTCAGGCATGAAAATTATCACTACCACAGAGAGTTACAAAGGGAAAGTACTCACGCTTCCGTTTATAAACTGGACCTTGTTTTTTGTGGGATGGTTTGGAATGCGGGCGCAGATCTTTGAAACGTTAGGAGGAAAGCCATTAGCGGGTGCCTGGCCTAAAATTCAATCCGGTCTTGTTAGTATATTGTCTGGAGTAATATTAATCGCCTTAGCGCATATATTAACCTTATTGCCACTTCGGCCTGATTTATTATATATACCTATAGCAGCCATTTTATTGATCGCTTTCAGCCTGATCTTACATTTTGGAATATTAAGTATCAATGCAGGCGTCTGGAGATTCTTTGGAGTAGGTACTTATTCTTTATTTCGCTCTCCCCTGAAATCTAAAAGCCTGAATGAATTTTGGAGCAAACGCTGGAATCTGGCTTTTAGTGAAATGACATCGATAGCAGTATTCAGGCCTTTAAGAGATAAAACCGGAAATTCTTTTGCATTGGTCCTTGCTTTTTTATTTTCTGGTTTGCTTCACGAACTGGCAATAAGTGTCCCGGTGAAAGCTGGTTTAGGCTTACCATTTTTGTACTTTGTAATTCAGGGACTTTTGGTGATAATTGAAAAAGAACTGATTAAAAACAGATTCGTTTTTTTACAGAATGCTGTAACGGCAAGACTATGGACATTTTCATGTCTTGTTGCTCCTGTACCCTTACTTTTTCATAAGGAATTTATAGAATCCATAATACTTCCTGTTGCAAGGGTGTGTTTATAA